The following are encoded in a window of Pseudomonas graminis genomic DNA:
- a CDS encoding ABC transporter permease encodes MNSHTLWLICRRLGAGVVTLLIVSMVVFAITAVLPGDAAQQSLGQFATPEQVAALRLKLGLDQPGVLRYLHWLMSLLTGDMGQSVSNAMPVGELMAGRVPNTLMLAAATALVSVPLALILGIGSAMGRGGRIDSCLSFITLAMVAVPEFLVATLAVLIFAVNLGWLSALSYATDITSPLQFLRTYALPVMTLCCVIVAQMARMTRAAVIDQLDSPYVEMARLKGVSPIRIVLRHALPNAIGPIANAIALSLSYLLGGVVIVETIFNYPGIASLMVDAVTNRDMALVQACTMLFCAAYLALVLLADLCAILSNPRLRNQ; translated from the coding sequence ATGAATAGCCATACGCTGTGGTTGATCTGCCGGCGCTTAGGTGCCGGGGTCGTGACCCTGTTGATCGTGTCCATGGTCGTGTTCGCGATCACGGCCGTGCTGCCGGGCGACGCGGCGCAGCAATCCCTCGGCCAGTTCGCCACCCCTGAACAGGTGGCGGCACTGCGCCTGAAACTGGGACTCGATCAACCCGGCGTGTTGCGCTATCTGCACTGGTTGATGAGCCTGCTCACCGGCGACATGGGCCAGTCGGTGTCCAACGCCATGCCGGTGGGTGAATTGATGGCGGGCCGGGTGCCGAACACGCTCATGCTGGCGGCCGCCACGGCGCTGGTGTCGGTGCCGCTGGCGCTGATCCTCGGCATCGGTTCGGCCATGGGCCGGGGCGGACGCATCGACAGCTGCCTGAGTTTCATCACCCTGGCCATGGTTGCAGTGCCGGAGTTTCTGGTGGCGACCCTGGCGGTGCTGATTTTCGCGGTCAACCTCGGTTGGCTGTCGGCGCTGTCGTACGCCACCGACATCACCTCGCCGCTGCAGTTTCTGCGCACCTACGCGCTGCCGGTGATGACCCTGTGCTGCGTGATCGTGGCGCAGATGGCGCGGATGACCCGCGCCGCCGTCATCGACCAGCTCGACAGCCCGTACGTGGAAATGGCCCGCCTCAAAGGCGTCAGCCCGATCCGCATCGTCCTGCGCCACGCCTTGCCCAACGCCATCGGGCCGATTGCCAACGCCATCGCCCTGAGCCTGTCGTACCTGCTCGGCGGGGTGGTGATCGTCGAGACCATCTTCAACTACCCCGGCATCGCCAGCCTGATGGTGGATGCCGTGACCAACCGCGACATGGCCCTGGTGCAAGCCTGCACCATGCTGTTCTGCGCGGCCTATCTGGCGTTGGTGTTGCTTGCCGACCTCTGCGCCATCCTCTCCAACCCGAGGCTGAGAAACCAATGA
- a CDS encoding ABC transporter substrate-binding protein — MTDHKDTPELISGPDSLRVFEGLNRGMSRRNALQMLGLAGVAAAGAGSLFGSAGKLFAEEATAGGKGKPGGKIRVAGMSSSTADTLDPAKGALSTDYARHYMFYNGLTRFDKHLVPQLELAERIDNVDATLWTITLRKDVTFHNGKSLGAADVVFSLSRHKDPITGSKVMPLMEQFAEIKATGPNEVQIRLSAPNAELPSILAVSHLLIVPEGTADFNKGIGTGPFTVGEFKPGVRSVAVRNKNYWKPGLPYLDEIEFIAIADEPSRVNALLSGDVHMINEVNPRSTTRIAASPKHRVVDAPSGNYTDLIIRQDQLPGKSPEFTQAMKLLLDREQVKSAVFRGFAVVGNDHPIAPGSRYFNTDLPQTVYDPEKAKFLLKKAGMESITMPVMASPAATGSVDIAVLLQQSAKQAGLKLDVNRLPSDGYWSNHWMKHPLSFGNINPRPNADVMFSQFFQSKAPWNESGWQNDQFDQLLMLARGETDDAKRAKMYGDMQTLVHDHCGIGVPVFISNIDGVDQRIKGYDSNPLGGFMGYMFAEQVWLDA; from the coding sequence ATGACTGACCACAAAGACACCCCCGAGCTTATCTCCGGCCCAGACAGCCTGCGGGTATTCGAAGGCCTCAATCGCGGCATGTCGCGGCGCAACGCCTTGCAGATGCTCGGCCTTGCCGGCGTCGCCGCAGCGGGGGCGGGCAGCCTGTTCGGCAGCGCCGGCAAACTGTTTGCCGAAGAAGCCACCGCCGGCGGCAAAGGCAAACCCGGCGGCAAGATTCGCGTCGCCGGCATGTCCAGCTCCACCGCCGACACCCTCGACCCGGCCAAGGGCGCGCTGTCCACCGACTATGCCCGCCACTACATGTTCTACAACGGCCTGACCCGTTTCGATAAGCACCTGGTGCCGCAGCTGGAACTGGCCGAGCGCATCGACAACGTCGACGCCACGCTGTGGACCATCACCCTGCGCAAGGACGTGACCTTCCACAACGGCAAGAGCCTCGGTGCCGCCGACGTGGTGTTCTCCCTCAGCCGGCACAAGGACCCGATCACCGGCTCCAAAGTCATGCCGCTGATGGAGCAGTTCGCCGAGATCAAGGCCACCGGCCCGAACGAAGTGCAGATCCGCCTCAGCGCGCCGAACGCCGAACTGCCGTCGATCCTCGCCGTGTCGCACCTGCTGATCGTTCCCGAGGGCACCGCCGATTTCAACAAAGGCATCGGCACCGGGCCGTTCACCGTCGGCGAGTTCAAGCCGGGTGTGCGTTCGGTGGCTGTGCGCAACAAGAACTACTGGAAACCGGGCCTGCCGTACCTCGACGAGATCGAATTCATCGCCATCGCCGACGAGCCGTCGCGGGTCAACGCGCTGCTGTCCGGCGACGTGCACATGATCAACGAGGTCAACCCGCGCTCCACCACGCGCATCGCCGCCAGCCCCAAACACCGCGTCGTCGATGCACCCTCGGGCAACTACACTGACTTGATCATTCGCCAGGACCAGCTCCCCGGCAAAAGCCCGGAATTCACCCAGGCCATGAAACTGCTGCTGGACCGCGAACAGGTCAAATCCGCCGTGTTCCGTGGCTTCGCCGTGGTCGGCAACGATCACCCGATTGCGCCGGGGTCGCGCTACTTCAACACCGACTTGCCGCAGACGGTCTACGATCCGGAAAAAGCCAAGTTCCTGCTGAAGAAAGCCGGCATGGAAAGCATCACCATGCCGGTCATGGCGTCGCCTGCCGCGACCGGTTCGGTGGACATCGCCGTGCTGCTGCAGCAATCGGCGAAACAGGCCGGGCTCAAGCTGGACGTCAACCGTCTGCCGAGCGACGGCTATTGGTCCAATCACTGGATGAAGCACCCGTTGAGCTTCGGCAACATCAACCCGCGACCGAACGCCGACGTGATGTTCTCGCAGTTCTTCCAGTCCAAGGCGCCGTGGAACGAATCCGGCTGGCAGAACGATCAGTTTGACCAGTTGCTGATGCTGGCCCGGGGCGAAACCGACGACGCCAAGCGCGCCAAGATGTACGGCGACATGCAGACCCTGGTGCACGATCACTGCGGCATCGGCGTGCCGGTGTTCATCAGCAACATCGACGGCGTCGACCAGCGCATCAAGGGCTACGACTCCAACCCGTTGGGCGGCTTCATGGGTTACATGTTCGCCGAGCAGGTGTGGCTGGACGCTTGA
- a CDS encoding NAD(P)/FAD-dependent oxidoreductase, which produces MGSESYWLDTSPAFTGAQPGGLPGQVDVAVIGGGFTGLSAARALALKGASVVVLDAGRVIGEASGRNGGQCNTGVAQDYAGLHASLGAARARAYYQAYESAVQTVVSLVEQEGIACDLLRNGKLKLAAKPLHYEGLARTCELIRQEVDADVELLNAEQTRAEVNSSQFHGGLLQRNGVQMHVGRFGVGLAEAAARRGAMIYQHTAVKDWKPQAGGYQVNTAKGSLHAGQVLLATGACQHGDLGWYRRRIVPVGSFVIATEVLPQALIDELLPQHRAYVTSRQIGNYFRLTPDNRLLFGGRARFAMSDGVSDAKSGKVLQAAMLNMFPQLANVKIDYCWGGLVDMTSDRLPRAGQHGGVFHSMGYSGHGVQMSVHMGQVMAEVMAGNAAANPWRELDWPAIPGHFGKPWFLPFVGAYYRLQDYLH; this is translated from the coding sequence ATGGGCAGTGAATCCTATTGGCTCGACACTTCACCGGCCTTCACCGGTGCCCAACCCGGCGGCTTGCCCGGGCAGGTCGACGTGGCCGTGATCGGCGGTGGATTCACCGGCCTGTCAGCGGCGCGAGCCTTGGCCCTCAAGGGTGCCAGCGTGGTCGTGCTGGACGCCGGTCGGGTCATCGGCGAAGCCTCGGGGCGCAACGGTGGGCAGTGCAACACCGGCGTCGCGCAGGATTACGCCGGTCTGCACGCCAGTCTCGGTGCGGCCAGGGCGCGCGCCTATTACCAGGCCTATGAAAGCGCGGTCCAGACCGTGGTGTCGCTGGTCGAGCAGGAAGGTATCGCCTGCGATCTGCTGCGCAACGGCAAGCTCAAACTGGCGGCCAAACCCCTGCATTACGAAGGCTTGGCCCGCACCTGCGAGCTGATTCGCCAGGAGGTGGACGCCGACGTCGAGCTGCTGAATGCCGAGCAGACCCGTGCCGAAGTCAACTCGTCGCAGTTTCACGGTGGCTTATTGCAGCGCAACGGCGTGCAAATGCATGTCGGCCGCTTTGGGGTCGGTCTGGCGGAAGCCGCTGCCCGGCGCGGCGCAATGATTTACCAACACACCGCGGTCAAGGACTGGAAGCCCCAGGCCGGCGGTTATCAGGTCAACACCGCCAAGGGCTCACTGCACGCAGGCCAAGTGCTGCTGGCGACCGGCGCTTGCCAGCACGGCGACCTCGGCTGGTACCGCCGGCGGATCGTGCCGGTGGGCAGTTTTGTCATCGCCACGGAAGTCTTGCCCCAGGCGCTGATCGACGAGTTGTTGCCACAGCACCGGGCGTACGTGACCAGCCGCCAGATCGGCAACTACTTCCGCCTGACCCCGGACAACCGCCTGCTGTTCGGCGGCCGTGCGCGGTTTGCCATGTCCGACGGCGTGTCCGACGCCAAAAGCGGCAAGGTGCTGCAGGCGGCGATGCTGAACATGTTCCCGCAATTGGCCAACGTGAAAATCGACTACTGCTGGGGCGGCCTGGTGGACATGACGTCCGACCGCCTGCCCCGCGCCGGCCAGCACGGCGGCGTGTTTCATTCCATGGGCTACAGCGGCCATGGCGTGCAGATGTCCGTGCACATGGGCCAGGTCATGGCCGAGGTCATGGCCGGCAACGCGGCGGCCAACCCCTGGCGTGAACTGGACTGGCCGGCGATCCCCGGGCACTTCGGCAAGCCGTGGTTTCTGCCGTTCGTGGGCGCGTATTACCGCTTGCAGGACTATCTGCACTGA
- a CDS encoding haloacid dehalogenase type II, whose protein sequence is MSFLRPKFITFDCYGTLTNFHMGTMTRELFADRVKPEQMDQFVKDFSAYRLDQVMGDWQPYDVILKTALARTCKRWGVEYRDEGQLYYDAVPTWGPHADVPAGLSKIADKIPLVIFSNASDSQIMSNVDKLGAPFYKVFTAEQAQAYKPRLAAFEFMLDNLGCGPEDILHVSSSFRYDLMSAHDMKIKHKAFVARGHEVPANAYFEYQQITDIGGLPALVGL, encoded by the coding sequence ATGAGCTTTCTTCGTCCCAAATTCATTACGTTCGACTGCTACGGCACGCTCACCAACTTTCACATGGGCACCATGACCCGCGAGCTGTTTGCTGACCGCGTCAAGCCTGAACAGATGGACCAGTTCGTCAAAGACTTTTCGGCCTATCGCCTCGATCAGGTCATGGGCGACTGGCAGCCGTACGACGTGATCCTCAAGACCGCCCTGGCCCGGACCTGCAAGCGCTGGGGCGTCGAGTACCGTGATGAAGGCCAACTGTATTACGACGCCGTGCCGACCTGGGGCCCCCACGCCGATGTGCCGGCCGGTCTGTCGAAGATCGCCGACAAGATTCCCCTGGTGATCTTCTCCAACGCCAGCGACAGCCAGATCATGTCCAACGTCGACAAGCTCGGCGCGCCGTTTTACAAGGTCTTCACCGCCGAACAGGCCCAGGCCTACAAGCCGCGTCTGGCGGCATTCGAGTTCATGCTCGACAACCTCGGCTGCGGCCCGGAAGACATCTTGCATGTGTCTTCGAGCTTCCGTTACGACCTGATGTCGGCCCACGACATGAAGATCAAGCACAAGGCGTTCGTGGCCCGTGGTCATGAAGTCCCGGCGAATGCGTACTTCGAGTACCAGCAGATCACCGACATCGGCGGACTGCCGGCGCTGGTGGGTCTGTAA
- a CDS encoding helix-turn-helix domain-containing protein encodes MFVNLEVRSYDRENPNHQHDHTQLVLPIRGRMEINVDGREGAIDQSLAAVVMPGSAHSQLTHVDSRFLILDCAATTLEALHIAPLAKRVYVPVSPATRRLIEFAELIGNEQLALSASQLGPLLLSSLLSDTVGSPSPMAQLIGRLRATPGDHWSNEVMAHAAGMSISQLHQRFRQMFGQSPQTFLTGLRIQEAQRWLRGTSLSIAEIALRAGFSDQASLTRAMQRVSATTPAAYRKAHKQPG; translated from the coding sequence ATGTTTGTAAACCTTGAAGTCCGCAGCTACGACAGGGAAAACCCCAATCACCAGCACGACCACACTCAGTTGGTGCTGCCGATCCGCGGGCGAATGGAAATCAACGTGGACGGTCGTGAAGGGGCTATCGATCAGTCATTGGCAGCCGTGGTGATGCCGGGCTCGGCGCACTCCCAACTCACCCACGTTGACAGCCGGTTTCTGATCCTGGACTGCGCCGCGACTACGCTGGAGGCCTTGCACATCGCGCCGCTGGCCAAGCGTGTGTACGTGCCGGTTTCCCCCGCCACCCGGCGGCTGATCGAGTTCGCCGAGCTGATCGGCAATGAGCAACTGGCCTTGAGCGCTTCACAGCTCGGCCCGCTGTTGCTGTCCTCCCTGTTGTCGGACACCGTCGGATCGCCGTCGCCCATGGCTCAACTGATAGGCCGTCTGCGAGCCACGCCCGGTGACCACTGGAGCAATGAGGTCATGGCGCACGCGGCAGGCATGAGCATCAGTCAACTGCACCAGCGATTCCGGCAAATGTTCGGACAAAGCCCGCAAACCTTCCTCACTGGCTTGCGCATTCAGGAAGCTCAGCGATGGCTGCGTGGCACCTCGTTGTCGATCGCCGAGATTGCCTTGCGTGCAGGCTTCTCCGATCAGGCCTCCCTCACCCGGGCCATGCAGCGTGTCAGCGCCACGACACCCGCGGCGTACCGCAAGGCGCACAAACAGCCTGGGTAA
- a CDS encoding DMT family transporter, with protein MLADRALLKGIGYGVCAGLCWGVIFLGPQLTPGLSGLQFAVIRFLCYGAISAALLMPRWRRVCAQLGMADWKSLFWLSLIGNLLYYSLVGTGVQWVGIATTSLIVGLIPVIVTLAGRHDANAVPLRKLIPSLCCAVGGVVLISWHALFKGDRPDALTNVGGILCAVGALVTWSWYAVSNARRLVQVTEVSSHDWALLTGVMTGAQSLLLAVPVLGFQAGTYSAADWLHVLGVAGGVALLSSVVGGACWNQASRLLPLALSGQVLVIETLAALVFGFIWEHRLPDNFEWAAIVLLVTGVVWCLNCHRAPRREANASVAA; from the coding sequence ATGTTGGCTGATCGAGCACTGCTAAAAGGCATCGGCTACGGGGTGTGTGCGGGGCTGTGCTGGGGGGTGATTTTTCTGGGCCCGCAGCTGACGCCGGGCTTGAGCGGCCTGCAGTTCGCCGTCATCCGATTCCTCTGCTACGGCGCCATCTCCGCAGCGCTGTTGATGCCCCGGTGGCGCCGGGTCTGTGCGCAACTCGGTATGGCTGACTGGAAATCACTGTTCTGGCTGAGCCTGATCGGCAACCTCCTCTACTACTCGCTGGTGGGCACCGGTGTGCAATGGGTCGGCATCGCCACCACATCCCTGATTGTCGGACTGATTCCGGTCATCGTGACGCTGGCAGGCCGTCATGACGCCAACGCCGTCCCTTTGCGCAAGCTGATTCCTTCGCTGTGTTGCGCGGTCGGGGGCGTCGTACTGATCAGCTGGCACGCCCTGTTCAAAGGCGACAGGCCGGATGCATTGACCAACGTTGGCGGGATTTTGTGTGCGGTGGGCGCACTGGTGACCTGGAGCTGGTACGCCGTGAGCAACGCTCGGCGACTGGTTCAAGTCACCGAGGTTTCGTCCCATGACTGGGCGCTCCTGACCGGGGTCATGACCGGCGCCCAGTCCCTGCTGTTGGCAGTGCCTGTCCTGGGGTTTCAGGCCGGTACGTACAGCGCCGCGGACTGGCTGCATGTTTTGGGAGTGGCCGGGGGCGTCGCCTTGCTGTCCTCGGTGGTGGGTGGCGCGTGCTGGAATCAGGCGAGCAGGCTGCTGCCGCTGGCGCTCAGTGGACAAGTGCTGGTGATCGAGACATTGGCGGCGCTGGTGTTTGGCTTTATATGGGAGCACCGACTCCCTGACAACTTTGAGTGGGCGGCCATTGTGCTGCTGGTGACCGGCGTTGTCTGGTGCCTGAATTGTCACCGTGCCCCGCGCCGTGAGGCGAATGCGTCGGTGGCTGCATGA
- a CDS encoding GNAT family N-acetyltransferase, which translates to MSALPHPSYTYRPMTVADLTAAHDLSVQLKWPHRLDDWAMLHRVSDGFVVMDGGRLIGSAFVCPQGDFATIGLVIVSNDYQGQGIGRRLMERALAACEPRTPILNATVAGKPLYASQGFVEFGRVQQHQGQAIVPALVELADGETCRALTADDHAALLTLAKAASGLDRRDVLRDLQVEHAVGIERDGQLRGFALLRPFGRGRCIGPVVAENIHQAQHLIAVLLAQVPDTFVRIDIPVACGLSDWLETAGLKNIDTVVQMARGTPPEASQGVQPFALITQAIG; encoded by the coding sequence ATGTCCGCCCTGCCGCACCCTTCTTATACCTATCGCCCCATGACCGTGGCCGACCTGACCGCCGCCCATGACTTGTCAGTGCAACTGAAATGGCCCCATCGCCTGGACGACTGGGCGATGCTGCACCGGGTCAGCGACGGCTTCGTGGTGATGGATGGCGGCCGTCTGATCGGCAGCGCCTTTGTCTGCCCTCAGGGTGATTTCGCGACCATCGGCCTGGTGATCGTCAGCAACGATTACCAGGGCCAGGGCATTGGCCGCCGCTTGATGGAAAGGGCCCTCGCCGCCTGCGAGCCGCGTACGCCGATTCTTAACGCCACCGTCGCCGGCAAGCCGTTGTATGCCAGCCAGGGTTTCGTCGAATTCGGCCGGGTGCAGCAGCATCAGGGCCAGGCCATCGTCCCGGCGCTGGTGGAGCTGGCTGACGGTGAAACCTGCCGCGCCCTCACTGCCGACGATCACGCCGCCCTCCTCACCCTCGCCAAAGCCGCCAGCGGCCTGGACCGCCGCGACGTGCTGCGCGACCTGCAGGTGGAGCACGCGGTGGGCATCGAGCGTGACGGTCAGCTGCGCGGTTTCGCCTTGCTGCGGCCATTCGGGCGCGGGCGCTGCATCGGGCCGGTGGTGGCGGAAAACATCCATCAGGCCCAGCACCTGATCGCCGTCTTGCTGGCCCAGGTGCCGGACACCTTTGTGCGCATCGACATCCCCGTGGCCTGCGGCCTGAGCGACTGGCTGGAAACGGCGGGCCTGAAGAACATCGACACCGTGGTGCAGATGGCCCGAGGCACCCCGCCCGAGGCCAGTCAGGGCGTGCAACCTTTTGCGCTGATCACCCAGGCGATCGGCTGA
- a CDS encoding cupin domain-containing protein, with the protein MSSPGILLLARADGSGVSTSFNSAPLSAFDPFAEARQVAWRGDDGVSAGLVRFTGDALIEDFPYSETLVVHAGHMVLSSAEQTLELGVGDSAVIGRGSRVALHASIGSEWAFCAVDVAGTPARPGLTLLPAHIWLEPSATLEPPILVGPAPQCRALSLFDDEVTALKVGIWDSTPYQRHGRAHRLHELMHLLEGSVTLADDDGGEVTVNPGDTVFVVKGAFCAWTSTVYVRKVYAVK; encoded by the coding sequence ATGTCATCTCCCGGTATTTTGTTGTTGGCGCGCGCTGATGGCAGCGGTGTTTCCACCTCTTTCAACTCGGCGCCGTTGAGCGCCTTTGATCCCTTTGCCGAAGCGCGACAGGTGGCGTGGCGCGGCGATGACGGGGTGTCGGCCGGGCTTGTGCGGTTCACCGGCGACGCGTTGATCGAGGACTTTCCCTACAGCGAGACGCTGGTGGTGCACGCCGGCCATATGGTGCTGAGCAGCGCGGAGCAGACGCTGGAGTTGGGCGTCGGTGACAGTGCGGTGATTGGCCGTGGCAGTCGCGTGGCGTTGCATGCCAGCATTGGCAGTGAGTGGGCGTTTTGTGCGGTGGATGTGGCGGGTACCCCTGCGCGACCCGGTTTGACGCTGTTGCCGGCCCATATCTGGCTGGAGCCGTCTGCGACGCTGGAGCCGCCGATTTTGGTCGGGCCTGCGCCGCAGTGTCGGGCGTTGAGTCTGTTCGATGATGAGGTGACGGCGTTGAAGGTGGGGATCTGGGATTCGACGCCGTATCAGCGCCATGGTCGTGCGCATCGGTTGCATGAGTTGATGCATCTGTTGGAGGGGAGTGTGACGCTGGCCGATGATGACGGCGGTGAGGTGACGGTCAATCCGGGGGATACGGTGTTTGTGGTGAAGGGGGCGTTTTGTGCGTGGACCAGTACGGTTTATGTGCGCAAGGTCTATGCGGTGAAGTGA
- a CDS encoding LysR family transcriptional regulator: MISIEDLRLAVALSRAESLSAAARALNVSPPALSMRLRKLETLLGLTLANRDARRLSLTADGERFSRESALLLEQLEALPESFRQKDERLVGTLRLAAPFGFGRQRLAPLLARFIRLHPQLCLHLDLRETPWPDRHDSDAVIHIGHLNDSLWTARQLSPNERWLCASPAYLHEHGEPTSPDQLSAHRCICIRENDEDVTLWHLRKGPARKTLRVEPALLTNDGSVARRWAEQGLGLVLRSQWDVSDAIASGNLIRVLADWNFDSAPVNLLVPSRKLRSPRVQALVAFLEDALKV; encoded by the coding sequence ATGATCTCCATCGAAGACCTGCGCCTGGCGGTCGCCCTGAGCCGTGCCGAGTCCTTGAGTGCGGCGGCCAGAGCGCTCAATGTTTCGCCGCCGGCGCTGTCCATGCGCCTGCGTAAACTGGAGACCCTACTGGGCCTGACCCTGGCCAACCGCGACGCCCGCCGCCTGAGCCTGACGGCCGATGGCGAACGCTTCTCCCGGGAAAGCGCGCTATTGCTCGAACAGCTCGAAGCGCTGCCCGAATCCTTCCGGCAAAAGGACGAAAGACTGGTCGGCACCCTGCGACTGGCGGCGCCGTTCGGTTTCGGACGACAGCGACTGGCACCGCTGCTGGCGCGTTTCATCCGGCTGCATCCGCAGCTGTGCCTGCATCTGGACCTGCGCGAAACCCCGTGGCCGGATCGCCACGACAGTGACGCCGTGATCCACATCGGCCACCTCAACGACAGCCTCTGGACCGCGCGGCAACTTTCACCCAACGAACGCTGGCTGTGCGCAAGCCCGGCCTATCTGCACGAACACGGTGAGCCGACGTCGCCGGACCAACTCAGCGCGCACCGCTGTATCTGCATCCGCGAGAACGACGAAGACGTCACCCTCTGGCACCTGCGCAAAGGCCCCGCCCGCAAAACCCTGCGCGTCGAACCGGCCCTGCTGACCAACGACGGCAGCGTCGCCCGCCGCTGGGCCGAACAAGGCCTGGGCCTGGTCCTGCGCTCGCAATGGGACGTCAGCGACGCCATCGCCAGCGGCAACCTCATCCGCGTCCTCGCCGACTGGAACTTCGACAGCGCCCCCGTCAACCTCCTCGTACCCTCCCGCAAACTGCGCAGCCCGAGGGTGCAAGCGTTAGTGGCGTTTCTGGAAGATGCGTTGAAGGTGTGA
- a CDS encoding DSD1 family PLP-dependent enzyme produces the protein MSTPIASLDTPAALVDVPRMQRNIQRMQQRMNSLGVRLRPHVKTSKCLPVIQAQIAAGASGVTVSTLKEAEHCFNQGISDVLYAVAIAPGKLSQALALRRAGCHLSVLTDSVQGAQAIVAFAKEHGERLRIWIEVDCDGHRSGLAAEDPALIDVARILIEGGLQLRGVMTHAGSSYELDNPEALQALAEQERALCVRAAQRIRDAGMACPDVSIGSTPTALSALNLDGVTEVRAGVYVFFDLVMHNIGVCQADELALSVLTTVIGHQQDKGWIITDAGWMAMSRDRGTQRQRHDFGYGQVCTETGEWIEGALVTGANQEHGIVTLGGADSADLATRFPIGSRLRILPNHACATGAQFPDYHALDADGAVHTWSRLHGW, from the coding sequence ATGTCTACGCCGATCGCTTCTCTCGACACGCCCGCCGCGCTGGTGGACGTCCCGCGCATGCAGCGCAACATCCAGCGCATGCAGCAGCGCATGAACAGCCTCGGCGTGCGGCTGCGTCCCCACGTCAAGACCAGCAAATGCCTGCCGGTGATTCAGGCGCAGATCGCGGCCGGCGCCAGCGGTGTGACGGTCTCGACGCTGAAAGAAGCCGAGCACTGTTTTAACCAAGGCATCAGCGACGTGTTGTACGCGGTCGCCATCGCGCCCGGCAAATTGTCTCAGGCGCTGGCGCTGCGGCGCGCCGGCTGCCACCTGAGCGTGCTCACCGACAGCGTTCAGGGCGCACAGGCCATCGTCGCCTTCGCGAAGGAGCACGGCGAACGCTTACGCATCTGGATTGAGGTCGACTGCGACGGTCATCGTTCGGGCCTCGCCGCTGAAGACCCCGCGCTGATCGACGTGGCACGCATCCTCATCGAAGGCGGCCTGCAACTGCGCGGTGTGATGACCCACGCCGGTTCCAGCTACGAACTCGACAACCCCGAAGCCCTGCAAGCCCTCGCCGAACAAGAGCGAGCCCTCTGCGTCCGCGCCGCTCAACGCATTCGTGACGCCGGGATGGCCTGCCCGGACGTCAGCATCGGCTCCACGCCCACCGCCCTCTCGGCCCTGAATCTGGATGGCGTGACGGAAGTGCGCGCGGGCGTTTATGTGTTCTTCGATCTGGTCATGCACAACATCGGCGTCTGCCAGGCCGACGAGTTGGCCCTGAGCGTGCTGACCACGGTGATCGGCCATCAGCAGGACAAGGGCTGGATCATCACCGACGCCGGCTGGATGGCCATGAGTCGTGATCGCGGCACCCAGCGTCAGCGCCACGATTTCGGTTACGGCCAGGTGTGCACCGAAACGGGCGAGTGGATCGAAGGGGCGTTGGTCACAGGCGCCAATCAGGAGCACGGGATCGTTACCTTGGGCGGCGCCGACAGTGCCGACCTCGCCACACGTTTCCCCATCGGCAGCCGCCTGCGCATCCTGCCCAACCACGCCTGCGCCACCGGCGCGCAGTTCCCGGACTATCACGCCCTCGACGCCGATGGCGCGGTGCACACCTGGAGTCGTCTGCATGGCTGGTGA
- a CDS encoding RidA family protein — MAGDIEIIHTPHAAAPGGHYSQAVAYGGVVYVSGQLPVRANGEHSADQPFEVQASIALDNLVAILTEAGLSPSDLLKVTVYVVGIEHWPAFDQLYGRYLGEHRPARAVVPVPVLHHGYLIEIEAVARDLQPRGLSAHNLQEEPS, encoded by the coding sequence ATGGCTGGTGACATCGAGATCATTCACACGCCCCACGCAGCGGCGCCGGGCGGGCATTATTCCCAAGCAGTGGCTTACGGCGGCGTGGTGTACGTGTCCGGGCAGTTGCCGGTGCGCGCCAATGGCGAGCACAGCGCCGACCAACCGTTCGAGGTGCAGGCCTCGATTGCCCTCGACAACCTAGTGGCGATCCTGACTGAAGCGGGTCTGAGCCCTAGCGACTTGTTGAAAGTGACGGTCTACGTGGTGGGCATTGAACACTGGCCGGCCTTTGACCAACTCTATGGGCGATACCTGGGTGAGCATCGACCCGCCCGCGCCGTGGTGCCGGTCCCGGTCTTGCATCACGGTTACCTGATCGAAATCGAAGCCGTGGCGCGTGACCTGCAACCCCGCGGCCTGTCAGCCCATAACCTGCAAGAGGAGCCTTCATGA